The following are from one region of the Ochotona princeps isolate mOchPri1 chromosome 4, mOchPri1.hap1, whole genome shotgun sequence genome:
- the TRIM21 gene encoding E3 ubiquitin-protein ligase TRIM21 isoform X2 — MASTATLALMWQEVTCSICLDAMVQPMSIKCGHSFCQECISELGKDGGGLCPLCRNPFLLRNLRPNRHLASVVENLQQNSQAAKDDTPGEQCPKHGEMLHLFCEEDGQLLCWVCAQYQKHRNHRHKVPIEEAAQEYQQKLRVALEKLRKQQEMAEKLEVDVATKRAEWKARVEMHKSRIHAEFMQQHNFLVEEEQRQLQRLEKEEKEQLRMLGEMEANLAQQSQALQELISELERRSRGSALELLQEVTVTLARSESWSLKELTVNSPNLSVCRVPGLKEMLRTCGVHITLDPQTANPLLIISKDLRQVRLGDVKQEVPEDEERFENYPMVLGAQYFTSGRYYWEVNVMGKTAWDLGVCRASVQRKEVFMLSPERGFWTIWLWNTKTYEAGTCSRTPLYLHVPPHQVGIFLDCEAGIVSFYNVTDHGSLIYTFSECDFAGPLRPFFSPGFNNDGENAGPLTLCPLELA; from the exons ATGGCCTCAACAGCGACCCTAGCACTCATGTGGCAGGAGGTCACGTGCTCCATCTGCCTGGATGCCATGGTGCAGCCCATGAGCATCAAATGTGGCCACAGCTTCTGCCAGGAATGTATCTCGGAGCttgggaaggatgggggtggcCTCTGCCCTCTGTGCAGGAACCCCTTTCTGCTCAGGAACCTACGGCCCAATCGGCATCTAGCCAGTGTGGTAGAGAACCTGCAACAAAACAGCCAGGCTGCCAAGGACGACACGCCAGGGGAGCAGTGCCCGAAGCATGGAGAGATGCTTCACCTATTCTGTGAGGAAGATGGGCAGCTCCTTTGCTGGGTGTGTGCCCAATACCAGAAACACCGCAACCACCGCCACAAGGTCCCTATTGAGGAGGCTGCCCAAGAGTACCAG cAAAAGCTCCGGGTGGCCTTGGAAAAGCTAAGAAAACAACAGGAGATGGCTGAGAAGTTGGAAGTGGATGTTGCAACAAAAAGAGCAGAGTGGAAGGCAAGA GTTGAGATGCACAAATCAAGGATTCACGCCGAGTTCATGCAGCAGCACAACTTCCTGGTTGAAGAGGAACAGAGGCAGCTGCAGAggctggagaaggaagagaaggagcagcTGAGAATGCTGGGGGAGATGGAGGCCAACCTGGCCCAGCAGAGCCAGGCCCTGCAGGAGCTGATCTCAGAGCTGGAGCGCAGGAGTCGGGGCTCGGCCCTGGAGCTGCTACAG gAGGTGACAGTCACCCTGGCAAG GAGTGAATCCTGGAGCCTAAAGGAGTTGACAGTCAACTCGCCCAACCTGAGTGTGTGCCGTGTGCCAGGGCTAAAGGAGATGCTAAGGACATGTGGCG TGCACATCACGCTGGATCCACAAACAGCCAACCCACTGCTCATCATTTCAAAGGATCTGAGACAAGTAAGGCTTGGTGATGTCAAGCAGGAGGTGCCAGAGGACGAAGAGAGATTTGAGAATTACCCCATGGTCCTTGGTGCCCAGTACTTCACCTCTGGACGGTATTACTGGGAAGTCAATGTGATGGGAAAGACGGCCTGGGACCTGGGGGTGTGCAGAGCCTCAGTGCAAAGGAAGGAGGTCTTTATGCTCAGCCCTGAGAGAGGTTTCTGGACGATTTGGTTGTGGAACACAAAAACGTATGAGGCTGGCACCTGCTCCCGGACTCCCCTCTACCTTCATGTGCCTCCGCACCAAGTTGGGATTTTCCTGGACTGTGAAGCTGGCATTGTTTCATTCTATAATGTCACTGACCATGGCTCCCTCATCTACACCTTCTCGGAGTGTGACTTTGCTGGACCTCTGCGGCCCTTCTTCAGCCCTGGCTTCAATAATGATGGGGAAAATGCAGGCCCTCTCACTCTCTGTCCACTGGAGCTGGCATAG
- the TRIM21 gene encoding E3 ubiquitin-protein ligase TRIM21 isoform X1, with product MASTATLALMWQEVTCSICLDAMVQPMSIKCGHSFCQECISELGKDGGGLCPLCRNPFLLRNLRPNRHLASVVENLQQNSQAAKDDTPGEQCPKHGEMLHLFCEEDGQLLCWVCAQYQKHRNHRHKVPIEEAAQEYQQKLRVALEKLRKQQEMAEKLEVDVATKRAEWKARVKEEGTLGRLGKTKVEMHKSRIHAEFMQQHNFLVEEEQRQLQRLEKEEKEQLRMLGEMEANLAQQSQALQELISELERRSRGSALELLQEVTVTLARSESWSLKELTVNSPNLSVCRVPGLKEMLRTCGVHITLDPQTANPLLIISKDLRQVRLGDVKQEVPEDEERFENYPMVLGAQYFTSGRYYWEVNVMGKTAWDLGVCRASVQRKEVFMLSPERGFWTIWLWNTKTYEAGTCSRTPLYLHVPPHQVGIFLDCEAGIVSFYNVTDHGSLIYTFSECDFAGPLRPFFSPGFNNDGENAGPLTLCPLELA from the exons ATGGCCTCAACAGCGACCCTAGCACTCATGTGGCAGGAGGTCACGTGCTCCATCTGCCTGGATGCCATGGTGCAGCCCATGAGCATCAAATGTGGCCACAGCTTCTGCCAGGAATGTATCTCGGAGCttgggaaggatgggggtggcCTCTGCCCTCTGTGCAGGAACCCCTTTCTGCTCAGGAACCTACGGCCCAATCGGCATCTAGCCAGTGTGGTAGAGAACCTGCAACAAAACAGCCAGGCTGCCAAGGACGACACGCCAGGGGAGCAGTGCCCGAAGCATGGAGAGATGCTTCACCTATTCTGTGAGGAAGATGGGCAGCTCCTTTGCTGGGTGTGTGCCCAATACCAGAAACACCGCAACCACCGCCACAAGGTCCCTATTGAGGAGGCTGCCCAAGAGTACCAG cAAAAGCTCCGGGTGGCCTTGGAAAAGCTAAGAAAACAACAGGAGATGGCTGAGAAGTTGGAAGTGGATGTTGCAACAAAAAGAGCAGAGTGGAAGGCAAGAGTCAAAGAGGAGGGGACACTCGGAAGGCTGGGCAAG ACAAAGGTTGAGATGCACAAATCAAGGATTCACGCCGAGTTCATGCAGCAGCACAACTTCCTGGTTGAAGAGGAACAGAGGCAGCTGCAGAggctggagaaggaagagaaggagcagcTGAGAATGCTGGGGGAGATGGAGGCCAACCTGGCCCAGCAGAGCCAGGCCCTGCAGGAGCTGATCTCAGAGCTGGAGCGCAGGAGTCGGGGCTCGGCCCTGGAGCTGCTACAG gAGGTGACAGTCACCCTGGCAAG GAGTGAATCCTGGAGCCTAAAGGAGTTGACAGTCAACTCGCCCAACCTGAGTGTGTGCCGTGTGCCAGGGCTAAAGGAGATGCTAAGGACATGTGGCG TGCACATCACGCTGGATCCACAAACAGCCAACCCACTGCTCATCATTTCAAAGGATCTGAGACAAGTAAGGCTTGGTGATGTCAAGCAGGAGGTGCCAGAGGACGAAGAGAGATTTGAGAATTACCCCATGGTCCTTGGTGCCCAGTACTTCACCTCTGGACGGTATTACTGGGAAGTCAATGTGATGGGAAAGACGGCCTGGGACCTGGGGGTGTGCAGAGCCTCAGTGCAAAGGAAGGAGGTCTTTATGCTCAGCCCTGAGAGAGGTTTCTGGACGATTTGGTTGTGGAACACAAAAACGTATGAGGCTGGCACCTGCTCCCGGACTCCCCTCTACCTTCATGTGCCTCCGCACCAAGTTGGGATTTTCCTGGACTGTGAAGCTGGCATTGTTTCATTCTATAATGTCACTGACCATGGCTCCCTCATCTACACCTTCTCGGAGTGTGACTTTGCTGGACCTCTGCGGCCCTTCTTCAGCCCTGGCTTCAATAATGATGGGGAAAATGCAGGCCCTCTCACTCTCTGTCCACTGGAGCTGGCATAG
- the LOC101534322 gene encoding olfactory receptor 52B4 codes for MATLNSTGTSHPFFILLGIPGLEEQHAWISLPFFFSYLIALLGNSLLIFIIITERSLHEPMYLFLCMLAVTDLILSTTTVPKALAIFWFQAGAISLDGCVTQIFFIHATFIAESGILLAMAFDRYVAICDPLHYTTVLNRVVITRVGLAVVLRSFCVILPDVFLVKRLPFCRSNLLPHTYCEHMAVAKFACADIRVNVWYGLSVLLSTVVLDALFILVSYSLILNAVFHLPSRGARQKALGTCGSHLGVISMFYLPGIFTIITQRFGHHVPLHTHILLANVCMLAPPMLNPIIYGIKTTQIREHVLSTLFSQWKCCQF; via the coding sequence ATGGCAACTCTTAACTCCACGGGCACCAGCCACCCATTCTTCATTCTTCTGGGCATCCCTGGCTTGGAAGAGCAGCATGCATggatctctcttcccttctttttttcctacCTTATTGCCCTGCTTGGGAATAGCCTcctcatcttcatcatcatcactgaGCGCAGCCTCCACGAACCCATGTACCTCTTCCTCTGTATGTTGGCTGTGACTGACCTCATTTTGTCCACTACCActgtgcccaaggccttggccatatTTTGGTTCCAGGCTGGGGCAATCTCTCTAGATGGGTGTGTCACCCAAATCTTCTTCATCCATGCTACCTTTATTGCTGAATCAGGGATTCTGTTGGCGATGGCGTTtgaccgctatgtggccatctgtgaTCCGTtgcactataccacagtgctgaatCGTGTGGTGATCACAAGGGTCGGCTTGGCTGTGGTGCTGAGAAGCTTCTGTGTGATTCTCCCAGATGTGTTCCTGGTGAAGCGATTGCCTTTCTGCCGTAGCAATCTGCTGCCACACACCTACTGCGAGCACATGGCTGTTGCCAAGTTTGCTTGTGCTGATATCCGTGTCAACGTCTGGTACGGCTTGTCTGTCCTTCTGTCTACGGTAGTGCTAGATGCCTTGTTCATCCTGGTTTCCTACAGTCTCATCCTCAATGCAGTCTTCCACCTCCCCTCCCGAGGAGCTCGGCAAAAAGCTCTGGGCACGTGTGGCTCACACCTTGGAGTCATTTCCATGTTCTACTTGCCTGGCATTTTTACCATAATTACTCAGCGGTTTGGACACCATGTGcctctccacacacacattcTGCTGGCCAATGTGTGCATGTTGGCCCCTCCCATGCTGAACCCCATCATTTACGGGATCAAGACCACGCAGATTCGAGAGCATGTGCTCAGTACTTTGTTTTCACAGTGGAAATGTTGCCAATTTTGA